Proteins from one Neodiprion fabricii isolate iyNeoFabr1 chromosome 5, iyNeoFabr1.1, whole genome shotgun sequence genomic window:
- the LOC124182433 gene encoding hepatocyte nuclear factor 3-beta-like isoform X1, protein MPRPSRDSYGDQKPPYSYISLTAMAIWSSRDKMLPLAEIYKFIGDRFPYYRKDTRRWQNSLRHNLSFNDCFIKVPRGPHRPGKGAYWALHPEALSMFENGSLLRRRKRFKLHKPDKELLNSELQALASTFPSTATTEAVSRASSTGGLSAANLHRLKEDLLQWEMQEKQMMAAATASGSAGYAFPGTNHDSTGFYFISPEAQQRLGGSTTHLQPSDQRPEITTRASWAWDFAGLSTTAYVHSMQPFLVPHQQSLPDRPEADLRLQIANSSVQLPLGTEDHRLLRTAAFARSFEPSAQEAANERRERFPKHRKENQQRQQHLAKIRPQQPAEFYTGLQVSPTEGAAAARAPLYRPVSPQSGATTVIQPCDGTKRKKKPFTIENIIAPDNDDMDDSTAFERRGIAGKSRPFAPRPLYAGFAQIQPLALTASGIQKHPGY, encoded by the exons ATGCCGAGGCCGTCGCGCGACTCCTACGGCGACCAGAAGCCGCCTTATTCCTACATCTCGTTGACCGCAATGGCGATATGGTCTTCACGTGACAAAATGCTGCCTCTAGCAGAGATCTATAAGTTTATCGGAGACCGGTTTCCGTACTACAGAAAGGACACGCGCCGTTGGCAAAACTCCCTCAGACACAATCTATCGTTCAACGATTGTTTCATCAAG GTACCTCGAGGTCCTCATCGTCCGGGAAAAGGCGCATATTGGGCCCTACATCCGGAGGCGCTATCGATGTTTGAAAACGGTTCCCTGCTCCGTCGGCGGAAGCGGTTCAAGCTTCACAAACCGGACAAGGAGCTTCTAAACTCCGAACTCCAGGCACTGGCCTCGACGTTTCCGTCCACGGCTACGACGGAAGCCGTTTCGAGAGCATCCTCAACCGGAGGACTGAGCGCGGCAAACCTCCATCGACTGAAGGAGGACCTCCTCCAGTGGGAGATGCAGGAAAAGCAGATGATGGCAGCTGCGACGGCCTCGGGATCCGCCGGCTACGCCTTCCCAGGAACCAACCACGACTCGACCGGGTTCTACTTCATCTCGCCTGAGGCGCAACAGCGACTCGGAGGCTCTACGACGCACCTCCAGCCCTCCGACCAGCGCCCCGAAATCACGACTCGGGCCTCATGGGCCTGGGACTTTGCGGGCCTCTCTACCACCGCCTACGTTCACTCGATGCAGCCCTTCCTCGTTCCGCACCAACAGTCGCTCCCCGACCGACCGGAAGCCGATCTTCGCCTCCAGATCGCCAATTCTAGCGTCCAGCTTCCGCTCGGCACGGAGGATCACCGCCTCCTCAGGACCGCCGCTTTCGCAAGGAGCTTCGAACCCTCGGCGCAGGAGGCGGCCAACGAGCGCAGAGAACGCTTTCCCAAACACCGAAAGGAGAACCAACAGCGTCAACAGCACCTCGCCAAAATTAGGCCCCAACAACCCGCTGAGTTCTACACCGGGCTTCAGGTCTCGCCGACCGAGGGCGCTGCCGCAGCGAGGGCGCCACTGTACAGGCCGGTTTCTCCGCAGAGTGGCGCCACTACCGTTATTCAACCCTGCGACGGAACCaagcgaaaaaagaaaccattcACTATTGAGAACATCATCGCACCTGACAACGACGATATGGATGATTCTACGGCTTTCGAACGGCGTGGGATTGCCGGAAAGTCTCGACCTTTTGCTCCCAGGCCGCTTTACGCCGGATTTGCACAGATTCAACCTCTTGCTTTGACCGCTTCTGGGATTCAGAAACATCCCGGATACTGA
- the LOC124182433 gene encoding hepatocyte nuclear factor 3-beta-like isoform X2, whose product MPRSTARGTPRNTVQSIGYNLDVPRGPHRPGKGAYWALHPEALSMFENGSLLRRRKRFKLHKPDKELLNSELQALASTFPSTATTEAVSRASSTGGLSAANLHRLKEDLLQWEMQEKQMMAAATASGSAGYAFPGTNHDSTGFYFISPEAQQRLGGSTTHLQPSDQRPEITTRASWAWDFAGLSTTAYVHSMQPFLVPHQQSLPDRPEADLRLQIANSSVQLPLGTEDHRLLRTAAFARSFEPSAQEAANERRERFPKHRKENQQRQQHLAKIRPQQPAEFYTGLQVSPTEGAAAARAPLYRPVSPQSGATTVIQPCDGTKRKKKPFTIENIIAPDNDDMDDSTAFERRGIAGKSRPFAPRPLYAGFAQIQPLALTASGIQKHPGY is encoded by the exons ATGCCTCGCTCAACGGCAAGGGGAACACCCAGAAACACAGTGCAATCTATTGGATATAACCTGGAT GTACCTCGAGGTCCTCATCGTCCGGGAAAAGGCGCATATTGGGCCCTACATCCGGAGGCGCTATCGATGTTTGAAAACGGTTCCCTGCTCCGTCGGCGGAAGCGGTTCAAGCTTCACAAACCGGACAAGGAGCTTCTAAACTCCGAACTCCAGGCACTGGCCTCGACGTTTCCGTCCACGGCTACGACGGAAGCCGTTTCGAGAGCATCCTCAACCGGAGGACTGAGCGCGGCAAACCTCCATCGACTGAAGGAGGACCTCCTCCAGTGGGAGATGCAGGAAAAGCAGATGATGGCAGCTGCGACGGCCTCGGGATCCGCCGGCTACGCCTTCCCAGGAACCAACCACGACTCGACCGGGTTCTACTTCATCTCGCCTGAGGCGCAACAGCGACTCGGAGGCTCTACGACGCACCTCCAGCCCTCCGACCAGCGCCCCGAAATCACGACTCGGGCCTCATGGGCCTGGGACTTTGCGGGCCTCTCTACCACCGCCTACGTTCACTCGATGCAGCCCTTCCTCGTTCCGCACCAACAGTCGCTCCCCGACCGACCGGAAGCCGATCTTCGCCTCCAGATCGCCAATTCTAGCGTCCAGCTTCCGCTCGGCACGGAGGATCACCGCCTCCTCAGGACCGCCGCTTTCGCAAGGAGCTTCGAACCCTCGGCGCAGGAGGCGGCCAACGAGCGCAGAGAACGCTTTCCCAAACACCGAAAGGAGAACCAACAGCGTCAACAGCACCTCGCCAAAATTAGGCCCCAACAACCCGCTGAGTTCTACACCGGGCTTCAGGTCTCGCCGACCGAGGGCGCTGCCGCAGCGAGGGCGCCACTGTACAGGCCGGTTTCTCCGCAGAGTGGCGCCACTACCGTTATTCAACCCTGCGACGGAACCaagcgaaaaaagaaaccattcACTATTGAGAACATCATCGCACCTGACAACGACGATATGGATGATTCTACGGCTTTCGAACGGCGTGGGATTGCCGGAAAGTCTCGACCTTTTGCTCCCAGGCCGCTTTACGCCGGATTTGCACAGATTCAACCTCTTGCTTTGACCGCTTCTGGGATTCAGAAACATCCCGGATACTGA